A region of the Rhodothermus sp. genome:
ATGTCTCCGTACCAGGTCTGGAAATCAGGCAGGTTCCACCCGCAGAGGTGCCCGACAATTTGAAAGAGTATTTCAGCCATATAGCTCGTGTGGAAAAAATGATAGAGACACGGGTGCTTGTCGGTTTCACCCGGGCAGTACCGGAATATAGCGATCAGGAAGAGCTGAAACGGATGCTGTGGGGAGAAGAGCGTCCCGACTGGCTCCCGGCAACCGTGGTACATGGTGAGGGTATCTTTCTGGAATTTTCCCGTGAAAAACTTCAGGAATGGAAAGAGAAGTATTGTGATTTTATAGAGACAAGAGTAAATAAGCTGCAGAACAATCAGGACAGATCTTTGGCCGATGCAGAGGGGACGCACATTTTCAAAGTGACTCTTTCTGAAGAGTTCATACTTATTCATACTTTTGCACATATGATAATCAACGAGCTTGTGTTTGAGTGTGGATACAGCTCCGCGTCGCTACGAGAGCGACTGTATGTGGGCAGGGATATGACGGGGGTGCTCATCTACACAGCTTCAGGCGATGCTGAGGGCACGCTGGGCGGGCTTGTGGCCATGGCAGAACCGACTCGATTCGGTGGAGTTGTACGGCGCGTCCTGCGTAGAGCCTCCTGGTGTTCGGTTGATCCGGTATGCAGCGAACTGGGAGAGCAGGGAGGACAGGGGCCTGATAATTGCAATCTGGCTGCATGTTATGCCTGTGCGATGGTTCCCGAAACCGCATGTGAACATCTGAATCGCTGGCTCGACCGGGGGCTGGTTGTAGGAACACCATGGAATCGTGAGGCAGGTTTTTTAGCAGATTTGAATATAACATAGATGAAAGTACTTAATCTATTCTGTGTGAATTGGTATATTATCTCTGTTTTTGAGGGGAGATCTTTGGGTAATCAAAAGTGACATCCATCTTCTATGCAGATACATTGGAGAATCTTATGATGGCGAAACACGGAGAAGAAAGTGGTTCAAAGAGCTGCTTGACAGGATGACGCCGGAGCAGAATGTTCAGATGTTTAACTATGCACTTCTCGACTTCAGCAGAGAGATCTGTCGTCCTCGAGATCCTCTCTGTAAGCAATGTCCGTTGCATGAGCACTGCGCTTTCTATCGAGCACGAACCGGTTGAGCAGAACGGGGGGAGGGAAGAGGTAATGATTACCTGTCCGCTTCGACTGTAACGGGGAGTACCCTGAAAGGCTATTCGCAGATCATGACCGGCATGTCGGCGTAAGCGGCATCTCAATGTCTTTCATGTATGCAAATCTGCATCCGCTGGTTCGGATGATCTATTACTGCTGACGACTGTTTCGCTGTCTGAGAGGAGGAGCGATGGACACAGCAGCGAGCCGTGCCCTACCGGCTTATCGATCGTTTTCGCCGGGCTGCTCTGAGTGAATCGGGGGAGGGCATGCCGTTGCGCGCGCTGTTACTGTGACGCGGTACCGGCTCCCCGAGCAGACCGGCTCCTCCAGGACATACCGTACTTGAGCTTTTTTGCCGGATTCGTTAAGCTCTACGACAACGCCTGAATCCTGCTGCTTATCGGTACGTTGTCGTGGAGCCCATCGTCACATCCCTCTTTGAGCTGGTGAGCGCCTCGGCCGGGTCGGGCAAAACGCATCAGCTGACGCTTCGGCTATTGCAGCGATTGATTGAGGCAGGGGGCGATCCGCATCGGTTGCGCAGCATCCTGGCGCTGACCTTCACCAACAATGCCGCTCGCGAGATGCGCCGCCGGCTGCTTACCTATCTGAAAGGGGCGGCGCTGGGGGAGAACGAAACCATCCAGCGGCTTCAGGAGGCGCTGGGACCGATCGCCGACATGCTGGGGGCCAATGCGCCTGCGCTGATCGACACGCTGCTCACGCACTACGACGCCCTGCAGGTGATGACCATCGACCGATTCGTGGGGCGATGGCTTCGAGGGGTGGCGCATGAGTGGGGGTGTCCGCCTTCGTTTGAGCTGGTCCTGGACGGCCGTGCCCTTTTTGAGGCCGCCTTTGAGGCCTGGGCCGTCGAAGCGCAGGCAACGGGCCGGTTGCAGGCACTGGTGGCGTTGCTGCTGGACACGCGTGCCTCTGATGCCAGCTTTTTGTGGGATCCGTATGGTCGGCTACGCGACCGAACCCGGCAGCTCTACGAATACCTGATGCATCGCGCGACCGACCCGGACAGCGTGGAAGAACCGGATCCCCGGTCGCAGCTAAGCGCGGAGCTGCAACAGGTGGTCGCTGAAATCCAGCAGTTTCTGGCCCGGGCCAAAGCGCCGGTCACCAACAACTTTCAGAAATTGCTCAAAGATGCCGAAGCGGGCGATCTGGACAGGCTGGTAGAACGCAAACTGGATCAGCAGGCTTTCAGGAAGCATCCGCAACGGCCGGTGTTGGAAAATGCCCTCCGGCCGCTGCGGGAGCGGCTTCAGCGCATCATAAAGGATTATGTGGCATGGCTGGCGCGGCACCGACCGATCCCGGCGCTTCGGGCGTATCGGCAGCTTCGAACGCACCTGCAACAGCAACAACAGGAACAGGGCCAGGTACTGCTGAGCGAGGCCACGCGGATGTTGCAGGCGTGGTTGGAGGCTCACAGTGTCTCGGCGATGAAGCGACGGATGGGGACGATCCCTGTCCATCTGCTGATCGATGAGTTTCAGGATACCTCGCCGGTGCAGTGGGCGATCCTGAAGCAGGTGGCCGATCACGGATTGCGTGAGGGTGGCAGCCTGTTTGTCGTGGGCGATACGAAGCAGGCCATCTATGGCTTTCGAGGGGGCGACTGGCAGATCATGGCGGCCCTGCAGGAGCGATCGCCCTTCGATGGCGTGTTCCCTGTGGTGCAATCGCTGACCGTCAATTACCGCAGTGATGGCAAAATCCTTCAGTTCGTGCAGCACCTGTTCGAAACGCAGGTGTCTGATGCCCTGCTGGAGACGGAGGCGGCGCGGCAGTTTTTTGTGCGAAGCGGGTTGGCGCAGGTAGGGCAGACAGTGAAGCCCGGGCGTGAGCAGGCCGGGTATGTAACCTACCAACGGCTGGCGTCTATGGATGCTGCGGCCGAGGAAGTGGTGCACTTGCTGCGGGGGGTACGAAGGCGGGGATATAGCTGGCGCGACATGGCCGTGCTGGCGCCGCGCAACGCCGACGTGGTGGCGGTCAGTCAGTGGCTGGCTGCGGCGGGCATTCCGTTTCTCTCACACAGTAGTCTGGATGTGCGGCGGCGGCCGGTGATCGACGGGGTGCGATCGCTGTTGCAATTTCTGGATCGTCCGATTGACGATCTGGCGTTTGCGTCGGTGCTCTTGAGTCCGTTATTGCAACACAAAAAGATCCATGCGTTTCTGATAGCGCATCGCGACACCCGTCCATTGTATCCGGCCTTTCGCGGGGCGTTCCCAGAGTGCTGGGAGGCGTACTTTGAACCGCTGTTTGCGCGCGTGGGGTATCTGCCGCTCTATGAGCTGATCTCGGAGGTCTACCGCATCTGGCGCCTGTTCGAACGCTTTCCAGAGGAGCAAGCAGCTCTGGTAAAGTGGTTGGAAGTAGCGCGTGATTTTGAAGCAAAGGGGCATAATGCGCTGCATGACTTTCTGGAGACGGTGGCCGAAGATGTGGAAGAGGATGACTGGGATCTGCCGGTAACTGAGGGGCAGGAGGCGGTTTCAGTGATGACGGTGCACAAGGCAAAGGGACTGGAATTTCCCGTGGTGCTGGTGTTCTGGCCCCTGATGCGTGGCCGGACAGAGCCGTGGTGGATTGAGCAGGACGCAGGCGGGTCACGTCTATTGATGCTGCGGAAAGACTATGGAAAGCACGATCCATGTCTGGCTCGCTATTACGAGGCGCGGGAGGCCATGGCGCGGATCGACGAGCTGTGCCGGGTGTATGTTGCCCTCACGCGGGCCCGGCACGAATTGCACGTGCGGGTGGTGGCGTCCGAAAACAGGCAAAAGCCCTGGATCGACCGATTCTGGCCGGAGGAAGACGGAGTGTGGGGGCATCCTACGACGCCTGAAGGCTCTCCGACCACCACTATCCGGCAACTACGGCCTGCGGGACGTAGTCCGCGGTATGAGGCGGCGGTAGCCGCCATTGTCCCGGCGACCGATCGGGCTGCCGTGCGCCTGGGGGAGCTGTGTCATGCAGCGCTGGCCCGCCTGAAAACGCTGGCGGATAACGTCTCGGAGCAGGTGTACCAGGCCGTGCAGGCTGCACTGGCAGGATATCCCGAGTGGGAGGCCCACCGGGACGCAGCCATACGTCTGCTGCACCAGGCACTGACGCATGCGGCTGTGCGGCCGTTTTTTGAGTCGGTTCCGGGGCGTGTGGTGCATACCGAATGGGAAGTACTGGATGCCAGCGGACAGGCACGACGCATCGATCGATTGCTCATTGATCCCGATGCCATCACCGTGATCGATTTTAAAGTCGGCAGGCCTGAATCAGCGCACGCGGATCAGCTGCGGGCTTACGTGGAGCTGGTACAGACGATCTGGCCTGCGCAGCCGGTGCGGGCCGCCCTGGTGTATCTGCAACCGGTTCAGGTGCATATGCTGTCATGATACGTCGATTACCCATCGGGGCTGCGTTGATTCCAGCCGTCCTGGAGGCCCTGCAGGGCAACGGCCGGGACTGGAGCCGTAACCTGGTGATCTTTCCCGGACGTCGCCCGGCGCATTTTCTGCGCAAGGCGCTGGTAGAGCAGGTAGGGGGAGCCTGTATCGGACCCGAAATCTGGGCCGTTCAGGACTGGATCGACCATCTGGCACGTGAACTGTTGCCAGATGCCCGCTGGCTGGAGCCGATCGATGCTGTAGCGCTTCTGTTTGAGGTGCATCAGGACTTGCCCCGACGCTACGGACACGATCGGTTCAACACGCTCGCCCGCTTTTTTCCGCTGGGCCTGCGGCTGCTGGATACGCTTGAAACGTTGCATCTGGGCGAGGTGGCACCGGCGCAGCTTCGGGATGAGGTGCCCGAGGAACCACTGGCCGACTACTACGAACGCTTTTATGAACAGCTATCTGTGAAAAACTACTGGACGCGTGCCAGCCGCATTCGTGCCGTGGCCGAACGCTTCGATGCAGCGCGTCTTCTGCAATCCTACGATCGGATCGTGGTGGCCGGGCTCTATGCCTTTTCGGCTGCCGAAGCCCGGCTCTTTCGGCAGGTGCTGGCCCAACCGCAGGCGATCGGCCTGTTTCTGAACGGACCTGGTCTCGTCGAGCAGCTCAGGCGGCTTGGCCTGCAAGAGACTTCGGACGAAAGCAGAGCCGCTCGCACAGAGCCTATCATTCATCTGTATCAGGCACCGGATCGTCACGGGCAGGTGCTGGCACTGGCCGAGAAACTGCGGGCGCAACATGAGCGAGATGGTCTGCTGGATGAACGAACCGTTGTGGTGTTGCCGGCCGCCGATGCGCTTTTCCCGGTACTGCGGTATGGACTGGCGGGGCTGCCTGATAACCAGCCCTACAACGTATCGCTGGGCTATCCGCTCGATCGGACGCCCGTGGTACATCTGCTGCACCTGCTGACCCTGCTGGTCGATACCGGCGATGCATCCGGAAGCTATGCGGCGGATGCTTATCTGCAGGTGATACGCCATCCCTACCTCAAAAATATTCGTTTTGGCCAGCGTACCGACGTAACACGCATTCTGATGCACACCATTGAGGAGCATCTGATGCGTGGTGGGATGTCGGCAATGCGGTTGGAAGACCTGGAAGCAACAGTGGAGATCTTCCAGGAGGCAAGCAGGCGGCTGGCAACGCTGGGGGTTGACGTGGCACCTGAAGCCCTGCAGGCACATCTGTGCCGGATCCATGATCGGACGATCCGAAGCCTGGCTCAGGTACCGTCGCTGGCTGCGTGGGCCCGGTGGGCGACCGAAGTGGTTGCTTTCCTGGCGCGACATAGCACGGCACCGCTCCATCCATACTTCGCACCCTTTGCCGAACGCCTTATCGAAATGCTGGAGGCGCTGGCACGCTCGCGAATAGGACACCTACAGGGGGAGCATCTGCGCGATTTCTGGCAGCTCTTTGAAGCCTACCTGCGCGGGCAACGGGTTCCGTTTGCCGGCACGCCGCTCCGTGGACTCCAGGTACTGGGCCTGCTTGAAACGCGCGGGTTGCAATTCGATACAGTCTACGTGCTCGACGTGAACGAAGAGGTGCTGCCCGAAGCGTCTGAGCCGGATCCATTGCTACCCGACACGGTGCGAAGACGGCTGGGATTGGAAACGGCCTCTGATCGGCAGCAGCTCACGCGCTATTACTTTGAGAACCTGACTTGGGGAGCCCGGGAAGTGCATCTGTTTTATACGGAGCATCCCCGACAGGGAGAACGCAGCCGTTTTGTGGAGCAGTGGCTCTGGAAGCGCCAGCAACGAGCGCGAACGCTCGACGAGCGTTGGGTGCAGCATATTGGCTACAGTGTTTCCCTGACCTTCGAACGTCCGCAACCTGTCGAAAAGACCGAAGCCGTTCTGGAAGTGTTGCGTGCGTTGCGGTACAGTCCGACGCTGCTGGACACCTACCTGACCTGTCCGCTGCAGTTTTACTACCGGGCTGTATTGAACCTGCGTGCACCCGAAACGCTCGAAGCAGAGCCGGACCGAAAAGTCGTTGGCCAGCTGGTGCACCGCATTTTGCAGCGCTATTGCACGCCCTTTGTGGGCCGTCCGTTGCAGGTGTCGGACCTGGACGTGGATCGCCTGCGGCAGACCATTGAAGACTGCTTTACCGAAGCGTATGGCACGCAGCGAGGCCTGGTGTTACAGCTGCTTCAGGAGCGCGTACAACACTGGGGCGAAGCATGGCTGTGCCATCAGCGTCAGCAACTGGACGAGGGCCCCCTTACCATGCTGGCGCTGGAGCAAAGGCTGGAGGGCGTCTGGGGCGGTTTTTCGCTTGAAGGCTATGCCGATCGGATCGATCGTCGTGGCGATCGGTGGGTAGTGCTGGATTACAAGACGGGCCGTCCGCCTGCGATGCGGTTGAAGGTGCTCGATCCTGAGGATCGTACGAGCTGGGCCCGGGCCATCGGGTCGTTTCAGCTACCGATTTACCGGCTCCTTTATGCGCAGCAGGCCGGCCTGGAGGTGGATTGCGTGGAGGCGGCCTACGTGGCCTATCGGAACGGAAAGATAGAAGAGGCAGCGCTGGGCGTTGAAGCGCCTGCGCAGTGGGAAGCCGTGTTGCAGGTACTGCAGCGTGTGCTGGCGGAAATTCAGGCGCCCGACGTTCCTTTCAGGCCGACCGAGGCCCTGGAGCAGGCCTGCCCGCGCTGTCCGTACCGCTCCCATTGCGGTACGCAATGGGTGGGGAAGTAACCGAACCTGTAGCTTAAAAAATCGAATCAGGGCATAGAAGTCATGAACCATCTGGCAAGGGCTATGCGGCGTGTAAAAAGGTATGCCTTACTGTTGCTGTTGACGTCCGGCATTGTCGGGGAGTGCGCATGGGCCCAGTGGTACGGGATAACTTACCGGCCGCTCGGGGTGCATTACCGCGTGCTTCGCAGTCCACACTTTGAGCTCATCTATCAGGTCGGCCGCGAAAAGGAAGCGCGACAGACAGCCGCGTTGCTTGAAGCGCATTACGACAGTGTGCGGGCGCTGGTAGGGGTGCGCCATGCGTTTCGAATGCCCGTCATTGTAAGCGATTATCGGGATCAGGGCAACGGGTTTGTCTCGGCGCTGCCGTTTCGGCAGGAGCTCGACATCGCTCGGTTACGGGGGCTGTCTGTGGCCCCTACAGCGTATTCCTGGCTTCATGCGGTTGCGCCGCACGAGCTGGTTCATGCCGCGCACGCCGAAGTGAACGCTGGCCCTGGCATCGGATGGGGATTGCGGTTGCTGGGGGCTGACTGGAGTCGTCTGTTGAATCTGTGGGTACCCGCTGGCTTTGCTGAGGGCGTGGCGGTTTTTTATGAAAGCCGTATTGAAGGTGGGGCTGGACGGTTGCACTTCCCCTTCTTCAGTATGGAGTTTCGGGCGGCCATGGCTTCGAAGCGTCCCTGGCGACTGGCGCAATTGCTGGAAGCTTCGACCTACACCTGGCCCCTTGGGCGTCACTACAACGGGGGCGGCTATCTGCATCAGTACCTTGTCGAGAACGGTCAGCCCGACTTTTTCCGGCGTACGACACGCTGGTTTCATCGCTTTCCGCTGCTGGGCTTTGGTACGGCCCTCTGGTACGGCACGCGGCGGTTTCCGACCACGCTGGGACGGCGCTTTCGACAGGAGATGCGGGCACAGATCCAGGCTGAGCTGGCACGTCGCGGGCCGTTTACCGAGGTCCAGGTGGTTCGATCCGAGCGGGGATTGATTCTGCGCCGTCCGTACTGGCTTGACAATAACACCCTCGTAGCCTATGCCTTTGGTTATCAGGAACGGCCCGGCTACTACCGGATTGAGGCCAGTACGGGCCGCATGCAACGCATTCGTGCATTTACGACCACGGAGGACTATCTGTACGCGCTGTCGACCGATCGGCAGGCGCTGCTGGTAGCCCGTTATGTACCTGATCCGTTACTGTCGGGAAGACTGACGGCGGAAGTCTATCGCGTCGGACTGGATGGCCGCACGAAGCGGCTGACGCGGGGTGGGCGCGTGTATGCGCCGGTACCGGCACCGGATGGTAGCGTATGGGCCCTGCAGAATACAGGCGTGTACAATCGCTGGGTGCGCATCGCGCCAGATGGACGCATCACCTCAATGCTGGCGCCTGCCGACGTCTTCTTTGTGCAACTGGCGCCTTCGCCCCGGGGAGATCGCGTGGCTGTGCTGCTGAATCAACGTGGCCGGCAGGGGCTTTTTGAAGCGGAGATTACGGCGGACGGGCATGTAACGTTGCGACCCTGGCTGGCTTTCCGGCACGGTGCGATCTACGATATGAGCTGGAGTGCCGATGGTCGGTGGTTGCTCTTTACAGCCGATCCTGACAGTGTGCCGAATATCTATGCGCTGGCCGTTGAAAGTGGCCGTGTGCTGCGTCTGACGAATGTGGCATTTGGTGCCCTGGAGCCGGCGCTGTCGCCGGATGGCCGCTGGTTGGCCTTCATTCACTATCGCCATGAGCGTTATGAACTGGTGCGCATCCCCTTCCAGCCCGAAGCAGCCTCGGAGGTGCCGCCAGCGCAGCTGGCTCCCTTCTCGGTGCGACCCATTGCGGTGGTGGCGACCAATTCCGTGACGTTTGAGGGGACGTCGCAGCCTTATCGACCCTGGCGCTATCTGTGGCGGCCGCGTCTGACCTATCTGGTTGGCGATCTCCCACAGGGTGATCCCGACGGCTTCGGCGAAGGGCTGGGCTGGGCATTGGGGCTGGGACTGGAAGGTACCGATCCGTTGCAACGATGGGTCTATATGGCGAACGGCTTTTATCGTCAGAATCGGCTGTGGGGCAGTCTGTGGTTGAGCTATGGTGGCTGGCCCGTGCGGCCTGGTCTGTATCTGTACAACCTGCCGGCTTCAGCCCTGGTGCGCTTCCAGGATGGATCGATCCGTCGGGTCGGACGCGAGCGACGCGGGGTGGCCTTCAGCGCCAATCTGCCTGTACTGCTGGAGTCAAACGTGTACACCTCATGGTTGCTGCTGACGCTGGTAGGACGCAGCGAATACGAGCGCTACTTTCTGCACCAGCGGCCCGACCAGCCCACATTGCTGGATGATGCACGCCAGACGCTGGAGCCCATCGTGACGGTCGCTTATCGGCTGCAGCAGAACCTGCGCGATCTGATGCCCAACCAGGGCGTGAGCTGGACGACCCGAGCGGTCTGGGACGTGCAGCGTACCACGCTGGCCAGACGCACCGCGTATCGCTCCAGTCTGTACCTGTACCTGCCACTCCTGGCACGTTATAACATAGGGATACGGCTTGATGCCGGTCTGCTCTGGCAGAACCGTGGGGGCATTTACGACCTGACTCCCTTTCTTCCACGCGGCTGGGAGGACGTGTTGCTGCCGGGCGGAACGTTTGGTCGGCTGGGCCTGCTGACCCTGGTGCCCCTGAAGTTTATTGATAATGGTCTGGTCATTCTACCGATTTATGTAGAGGCGCTTTATCTGTATGGATTTGCCGAGGGCGTCCGGACCCTTCAGACCGATACGCCGCTTCGGCTGTCCGAGTTTGTAGCGCTGGGAGGCGGGCTGGGAGTGCAGGTTCGGCTCTTTTCGCACCTGCGGCTGGATCTGCGGGCAGGAGCCGCCTATCGTACATACGACGGCCGCTGGCAGACCGTCTGGCGCTGAACGCGTGTCAGGAAGCTGTGGACGTGTCGGCAAGCACGCTGGTTATCGCCTGCAGTACTTCATCGGGACTCCAGCGGTTGCCACGCCAGATGCGAATGATGCGGCCATCAGGGGCGATCAGCGCTGTCGTCAGATTGTGGATGATTTCACCCCCGGCAGTCTCGTAGTGCACTCCGAACTGCGTGGCCAGTTGGCGGATGGTGGTCGAGTCGCCTGTAGCAAAGATCCAGTGGCGGGTGTCATCAGTGTACTGCCGGGCATACTGTCGAAGGACGGCAGGCGTGTCGTAGGCCGGGTCGAAGCTGATCGTCAGCAGGCGTGTGCGATCGCCAAAGTGTTTCTTGAGCGGTTTCTGCAATTGCTGAAAACGGCGTGACATGAGCGGGCAGAAGTCGGGTACCGGACAGCGTGTGTAGATGAACGTAAGGACGACCGCATAGCCCTGCAGGTCTGTGGTGCGAAGATCCAGGCTGTCCTGCGTCAGCAGTGTGGCTTCCGGAAGCAGGTCGCCTTCCTGCAGCAGGGGCAGACCATGCAGCGTAGGACGCGGACCCTCGTCCAGGTTCAGGCGGGTGCCCGGCGGTAATCGACGAATGTCGGTGATCCAGGCGCTGTCGCGTGTGACATGAAAGGTGAACGCGATCGGATCTCCCAGCCTGAGCTGCGCGGCGGCCGCCGTGTCCGGCGTGCGAAACGGCATAGTCATGGCAGGCATGTAGCCGGGGATCGCTTCGTGCTGGATGAACAGCGTGTGCGGGTCGTCACCGAACCCGACCACGCGGCCGCGCACGTCGTAGGTGCGGGAGAATCGACAGCCCGTCCAGAGCACCAGGACGATAAGTAACAACAGACGAAGCATAACCATGGTGTGGAAGACGTTCCGGCTTTTTACCGGATACGCCACAGCGAGTTGTGGGATCGGCGTTTGCCAAAAACTCAGGAACGACGGTTTCGGGCCGACTCAATAGCCTGTAGCAGCTGCTGACGGGTGAAGGGTTTGGTCAGGTATTCATCGAAGCCCTCCTGTAGAAAGCGCTCCCGATCTTCCGGACGTGCATAGGCTGTGAAGGCAATGGCCG
Encoded here:
- a CDS encoding PD-(D/E)XK nuclease family protein, with amino-acid sequence MIRRLPIGAALIPAVLEALQGNGRDWSRNLVIFPGRRPAHFLRKALVEQVGGACIGPEIWAVQDWIDHLARELLPDARWLEPIDAVALLFEVHQDLPRRYGHDRFNTLARFFPLGLRLLDTLETLHLGEVAPAQLRDEVPEEPLADYYERFYEQLSVKNYWTRASRIRAVAERFDAARLLQSYDRIVVAGLYAFSAAEARLFRQVLAQPQAIGLFLNGPGLVEQLRRLGLQETSDESRAARTEPIIHLYQAPDRHGQVLALAEKLRAQHERDGLLDERTVVVLPAADALFPVLRYGLAGLPDNQPYNVSLGYPLDRTPVVHLLHLLTLLVDTGDASGSYAADAYLQVIRHPYLKNIRFGQRTDVTRILMHTIEEHLMRGGMSAMRLEDLEATVEIFQEASRRLATLGVDVAPEALQAHLCRIHDRTIRSLAQVPSLAAWARWATEVVAFLARHSTAPLHPYFAPFAERLIEMLEALARSRIGHLQGEHLRDFWQLFEAYLRGQRVPFAGTPLRGLQVLGLLETRGLQFDTVYVLDVNEEVLPEASEPDPLLPDTVRRRLGLETASDRQQLTRYYFENLTWGAREVHLFYTEHPRQGERSRFVEQWLWKRQQRARTLDERWVQHIGYSVSLTFERPQPVEKTEAVLEVLRALRYSPTLLDTYLTCPLQFYYRAVLNLRAPETLEAEPDRKVVGQLVHRILQRYCTPFVGRPLQVSDLDVDRLRQTIEDCFTEAYGTQRGLVLQLLQERVQHWGEAWLCHQRQQLDEGPLTMLALEQRLEGVWGGFSLEGYADRIDRRGDRWVVLDYKTGRPPAMRLKVLDPEDRTSWARAIGSFQLPIYRLLYAQQAGLEVDCVEAAYVAYRNGKIEEAALGVEAPAQWEAVLQVLQRVLAEIQAPDVPFRPTEALEQACPRCPYRSHCGTQWVGK
- a CDS encoding UvrD-helicase domain-containing protein; its protein translation is MEPIVTSLFELVSASAGSGKTHQLTLRLLQRLIEAGGDPHRLRSILALTFTNNAAREMRRRLLTYLKGAALGENETIQRLQEALGPIADMLGANAPALIDTLLTHYDALQVMTIDRFVGRWLRGVAHEWGCPPSFELVLDGRALFEAAFEAWAVEAQATGRLQALVALLLDTRASDASFLWDPYGRLRDRTRQLYEYLMHRATDPDSVEEPDPRSQLSAELQQVVAEIQQFLARAKAPVTNNFQKLLKDAEAGDLDRLVERKLDQQAFRKHPQRPVLENALRPLRERLQRIIKDYVAWLARHRPIPALRAYRQLRTHLQQQQQEQGQVLLSEATRMLQAWLEAHSVSAMKRRMGTIPVHLLIDEFQDTSPVQWAILKQVADHGLREGGSLFVVGDTKQAIYGFRGGDWQIMAALQERSPFDGVFPVVQSLTVNYRSDGKILQFVQHLFETQVSDALLETEAARQFFVRSGLAQVGQTVKPGREQAGYVTYQRLASMDAAAEEVVHLLRGVRRRGYSWRDMAVLAPRNADVVAVSQWLAAAGIPFLSHSSLDVRRRPVIDGVRSLLQFLDRPIDDLAFASVLLSPLLQHKKIHAFLIAHRDTRPLYPAFRGAFPECWEAYFEPLFARVGYLPLYELISEVYRIWRLFERFPEEQAALVKWLEVARDFEAKGHNALHDFLETVAEDVEEDDWDLPVTEGQEAVSVMTVHKAKGLEFPVVLVFWPLMRGRTEPWWIEQDAGGSRLLMLRKDYGKHDPCLARYYEAREAMARIDELCRVYVALTRARHELHVRVVASENRQKPWIDRFWPEEDGVWGHPTTPEGSPTTTIRQLRPAGRSPRYEAAVAAIVPATDRAAVRLGELCHAALARLKTLADNVSEQVYQAVQAALAGYPEWEAHRDAAIRLLHQALTHAAVRPFFESVPGRVVHTEWEVLDASGQARRIDRLLIDPDAITVIDFKVGRPESAHADQLRAYVELVQTIWPAQPVRAALVYLQPVQVHMLS
- a CDS encoding SCO family protein, which codes for MVMLRLLLLIVLVLWTGCRFSRTYDVRGRVVGFGDDPHTLFIQHEAIPGYMPAMTMPFRTPDTAAAAQLRLGDPIAFTFHVTRDSAWITDIRRLPPGTRLNLDEGPRPTLHGLPLLQEGDLLPEATLLTQDSLDLRTTDLQGYAVVLTFIYTRCPVPDFCPLMSRRFQQLQKPLKKHFGDRTRLLTISFDPAYDTPAVLRQYARQYTDDTRHWIFATGDSTTIRQLATQFGVHYETAGGEIIHNLTTALIAPDGRIIRIWRGNRWSPDEVLQAITSVLADTSTAS